The segment TGGAGCCCCACCGCCTTATAGCCCAGCTGCCAAAGCACATCCCAGAGGGCCAGGGAGTCCTTGCCCCCGGAAACCGCCACCAAAACCGGCTCGCCCGGTTGGAGCATCCTGTGGCGGCGGATGGCGCGCTCGGTTTCCTTGACAAACCACTCCAGGTAGTGCTCCTTGCACAGGGAAAAGCCCCTGCTCCGAAGCTCCACCTGGGCTTTCTGGCCGCAAACCTTACACACCATGGCTGCTTTCACCCCCCGGAGATGGCGGAGAGGACCTCGAGGGTCTCCCCTTCCCCCACCCTCTCCTCCAGGGTGAGAAGCTCCTCCCCCCGGATCACCACCACCGTCTCCGGGTTCAAGCCCAGCTCCAGGAGGATCTCCTTCAGGGGCCTATCCCCTTTTACCTCCACCTCCTTGCGCTCGGGAAGGCGCAACACCAGCTTCATCCCGCTAGTGTACCAGGTGGGGGCGCACCAACTCCGTGAGCCTTTCCAGGGTAAGGCGGTTCCGCTTCTCTATCTCCTGCCTCCTGGGAATCTCCGGGTAGGGCACCTCGGGATCGTGCAGGGTGGGGGTAAGGGGGTTGCCAAGCCTCGCCTCCCACTCCCGAAGCCACCCCTCCGGCAGGCGCTCGGGAAGGGGAAGACCATGGAAGACGTGGTAGAGGAGGGCCCAAATCCGCACGGTGGCGTCCAGGCTGTACCCACCCCCCAGGGTGAAAAGCACCCTCCCCCCCGCATAGGCCTCGGCGTACTCCAGGATGAGGGGGAAGATGCGGGCATAGGCCCGGGTGGTGAGAAGAAGATCGGCCAAGGGATCCAAGAAGTGGGCATCGGCCCCTGCCTGCACCACCAGCACATCCGGGCGGAAGGTGGAAAGGGCCCAGGGCACCAGGACCTGGAAGACCTCCAGGTAGCTTTCGTCCTCGGTAAAGGGCTCCAGGGGCAGGTTGAGCTTCCTCCCCACCCCCTCTCCCCGCCCGATCTCATGCACGTGGCCCGTTCCGGGGAAAAGGTAGCGCCCCGACTCGTGGAAGCTCAGGGTCAGGACCTCCTTCTCCTCGTAGTGGATCCACTGCACCCCATCCCCGTGGTGGACGTCTATATCCAGGTAGGCCACGCGAAGCCCAGCACGGGTCAGGTGGCGGATGGCCACGGATAGGTCGTTGTACA is part of the Thermus caldilimi genome and harbors:
- a CDS encoding acetoin utilization protein AcuC, whose amino-acid sequence is MVIYRDEYRLYNFGPSHPFSPVRLEMLTSLLQALGVWREPLVPQEATREDVLSVHSERLVKRVEAATRGERVPDLEHYGLGTGDTPLFPGMDRAARILVGGTLEGARRILAGEKWVLQLGGGLHHAQYDRSSGFCVYNDLSVAIRHLTRAGLRVAYLDIDVHHGDGVQWIHYEEKEVLTLSFHESGRYLFPGTGHVHEIGRGEGVGRKLNLPLEPFTEDESYLEVFQVLVPWALSTFRPDVLVVQAGADAHFLDPLADLLLTTRAYARIFPLILEYAEAYAGGRVLFTLGGGYSLDATVRIWALLYHVFHGLPLPERLPEGWLREWEARLGNPLTPTLHDPEVPYPEIPRRQEIEKRNRLTLERLTELVRPHLVH
- the ttuB gene encoding sulfur carrier protein TtuB → MKLVLRLPERKEVEVKGDRPLKEILLELGLNPETVVVIRGEELLTLEERVGEGETLEVLSAISGG